TCCTGCAAGTTGGGGATCCCCTCAAGAAACAAAATACGCTCGATATACTTATCGGCGTGTTTCATCTCATCAATGGATTCATGGTATTCGACGTCGTTGAGGCGAGTCAGACCCCAGTTCTTGAACATTCTCGCGTGGAGAAAGTATTGATTGATTGCGACAAGCTCATTTCCCAATAATTTATTGAGATAACTTATGATTTTAATATCACCTTTCATTATAGTCCCTCCGCTTCCACTTATTGAAGCGTAGATGGGGCTACAGGGATGTCAAAAAAAAGAATGAGCCTCAGGCAATCTCTTTGTATTCCGGGATCTGCATCAATTCGTCCTGCATGATCTCACGGGCAGCGCGAACGCACTTACCGCATTGATTTCCCACCGGAACAAACTTACGCAGCTGCTGAAAAGATTGTGGTTGAAACTGGCGAACGGCCTGACGAATTTTTTTGTCACTCACACCATTACATAAACAAACGTACATAACCACTCCCGTTCAAAATATGCGCAAAGTGTAAGTGAGAATAATTATGATTACAATAGCACAAGCACGAAGATACGGGGCGGGAGCCTACAAAAAATGCGAAAATTTGTGACAGGGAGAACTGCAGGACAACAAAAAAAGGACGCCGAAGCGTCCTTTTTAATTCAGGGATAATTAATTAGCCCAGAACTTTAGCAACAACACCCGCGCCAACGGTACGGCCGCCTTCGCGGATTGCGAAGCGCAGACCATCGTCCATTGCGATTGGGTGGATCAGGGTAACAACCATCTTGATGTTGTCGCCTGGCATTACCATCTCAACGCCTTCTGGCAGTTCGATGGTACCGGTCACGTCAGTAGTACGGAAGTAGAACTGTGGACGGTAGCCTTTGAAGAACGGAGTATGACGGCCGCCTTCGTCTTTGGACAGGATGTACACTTCAGATTCGAACTTGGTGTGCGGCTTGATTGAGCCTGGCTTAGCCAGAACCTGACCACGTTCGATTTCTTCACGTTTGATACCACGCAGCAGAACACCAACGTTCTCACCGGCACGGCCTTCGTCCAGCAGTTTGCGGAACATTTCAACGCCGGTACAGGTAGACTTGGCAGTCTCTTTGATACCAACGATTTCAACTTCTTCGCCAACTTTAACGATACCGCGCTCTACACGACCGGTAACAACGGTACCACGGCCGGAGATGGAGAATACGTCTTCGATAGGCAGCAGGAACGGCTTGTCAATCGCACGCTCTGGCTCTGGGATGTAAGAATCCAGGTAGCCAGCCAGTTCGATGATTTTCTCTTCCCACTCTGCTTCGCCTTCCAGCGCTTTCAGCGCGGAACCGCGAACGATTGGGGTGTCGTCGCCCGGGAAGTCGTACTGAGACAGCAGCTCACGCACTTCCATCTCAACCAGTTCCAGCAGCTCTTCGTCATCAACCATGTCGCATTTGTTCAGGAACACGATGATGAAAGGAACGCCTACCTGACGACCCAGCAGGATGTGCTCACGGGTCTGAGGCATAGGGCCGTCAGTCGCAGCAACAACCAGGATCGCGCCGTCCATCTGCGCAGCACCGGTGATCATGTTTTTAACATAGTCGGCGTGGCCCGGGCAGTCTACGTGTGCGTAGTGGCGAGTCGGGGTGTCATATTCAACGTGGGAAGTGTTGATGGTGATACCACGAGCTTTTTCTTCTGGCGCGTTATCGATCTGGTCGAATGCACGAGCAGAACCACCGTAGGTTTTAGCCAGAACGGTAGTGATTGCAGCGGTCAGGGTAGTTTTACCGTGGTCAACGTGGCCGATAGTACCAACGTTGACGTGCGGTTTTGTACGTTCAAATTTTTCTTT
This Leclercia sp. S52 DNA region includes the following protein-coding sequences:
- the bfd gene encoding bacterioferritin-associated ferredoxin yields the protein MYVCLCNGVSDKKIRQAVRQFQPQSFQQLRKFVPVGNQCGKCVRAAREIMQDELMQIPEYKEIA
- the tuf gene encoding elongation factor Tu is translated as MSKEKFERTKPHVNVGTIGHVDHGKTTLTAAITTVLAKTYGGSARAFDQIDNAPEEKARGITINTSHVEYDTPTRHYAHVDCPGHADYVKNMITGAAQMDGAILVVAATDGPMPQTREHILLGRQVGVPFIIVFLNKCDMVDDEELLELVEMEVRELLSQYDFPGDDTPIVRGSALKALEGEAEWEEKIIELAGYLDSYIPEPERAIDKPFLLPIEDVFSISGRGTVVTGRVERGIVKVGEEVEIVGIKETAKSTCTGVEMFRKLLDEGRAGENVGVLLRGIKREEIERGQVLAKPGSIKPHTKFESEVYILSKDEGGRHTPFFKGYRPQFYFRTTDVTGTIELPEGVEMVMPGDNIKMVVTLIHPIAMDDGLRFAIREGGRTVGAGVVAKVLG